The Nerophis ophidion isolate RoL-2023_Sa linkage group LG05, RoL_Noph_v1.0, whole genome shotgun sequence genomic interval aacatacacagtatatatacatacttatgtacACTTTTacatataaacaatacatacacacacgcccctatgcctgcctgtacccacccactctgtgccctatataaaccattgtatgtgaatgcttccattaaaatctcctgatgattgagggaacccctcatgaaacagttctgtagagacgaagtagtattgtgatttttcccacacctacatactgcgctctaccacggtatcgagcaatattctctggataatccaatcaagacatacatatacatatatatatatatatatacatatacatatatacatatatatatatatacatatatatacacacacatatttgtatacttacatatatatacacacacacatacacgcacgcacacgcacgcgcacacacacacacgaatgcGCGCCCGTATGCTTAacatgagcaaaatacgtaaatattacatgaatGTACCAATTACTACAttccatatatatacttacagtgtgtatataaaacctaacGGAGGTTATTGGATGTTTTTAAGTGCTTTACAGACGGAATAAATTGACTCCCATTGGTGACCTTGTTAGCTTACTTTTGATCAATTTAAGTTACTAgttagaatgtttaaaaaaaattaaacatatttGTGCTTGTCttccataaggattgtgaatgattggcaaaattcccaaaaaactgCAGTTCCTATGTTAGGTTAATAAGATGACCTACCTCGCCACTGAGCGTAATTTCACTTGATTCAAGTCCTTCAGAATGTCCAACATGGAAGGGAGGTTGCTGTTACTCAAGCCAGTGGGTttgtcctgtttttttccctcacATTTGCGCTGACGGATCAGCTCCACTACGGACGATTTGGTGGCGTAGGAGCTGGGACATGGCGGAGGCGGAGGGGGGGCACAGCGAGGCGTGGATGTGAGAGCTGAAACAGGCAAAACTGGCGGTGTGATGTTTGTACTGCGAGATTCCGGCACCCTTTCTAACAGAAGGAGAGGAACAGCCAATGGTGACACACCGCTTCCAAACTCCAATCTGTAATAACGTGTGAGTACCGGCTATCATCATGTCTATCTGAGCTCGCAGCTTTAACAACTCGCCCTCCAGTGTCGTAATCTTCTGTAACGCTTCCTGTTCTGTTTTCATTCCAAAACGCCCGCTTCCCCTTGATGGTCCTTTTGGGTGTTTTCTCACGTCTCGACCCACCGCTGCTTTTTGCTTCTTCAGTGGCAGGGGGTTCCTGTAAagccaaaatcaatcaatcatcactTCAGTCGGTCCAAAATATTTTGTGTGTACCCACAGAGCATCAGCAAATGATGGAAGGGCAGGTGCTTCCACGGTGACGTCCAGGGATCCATGGGGCCTGGAGTTGAGGTGTGGGATCTAAGGTGCAAATCATGCACATATAAGACTCACGGTAACTATTTCCTCAAATAATAAACGGGGATGACTACCTTTACTCAACTTCCAAAACCACCACATGTTTAGTAAAAGTAGGGCATTTATAAGACGATAATTTGAACAAATTCACCTTTAAAACATGTCCTAATGCACGAGGGTAAAGTATTTATTTGAGGGGAGACATGTATTTGTGCAAATACACTTTTGGAATATATCATAACAAAGAGAAGGTGTTAATTTGAGGGGAGgtctttatttgttttacaaaCACACTTTAaaacttttatacattttcaaAAGGGAAAGTGTTGTCATTTTCAGAGGAGGTATTTTTACGAATACATTTGTTATAAACaagaataaaatgtcaaatatagGTTATTTGAAGGGGGGGTAATTTGCACCAATGCACTTTTAAAATACTTATTAGGTGATTATCTGAGAAGgccttttttttgtacaaatgcaCTTCAAAATATGCATTGATACATATGATTAAGGTATTCGAAGGGAGACATTTATTTGTACAAATATACTTTTAAAACATTTGCTGATACAGGTGAAAATTAGGACAATATTTGAAACCTAAATTGTATATTTGGAGTATTGCACttgtaaaataataatagcaAAGCTAAGGCATTTATTTAAGGGCAGGCCTTTGTACAAATGcactttaaaatatatattaatttataaGGGTAAGGTATTTATTTGAAGGgagatacagttgtgatcaaaattaattcaacgcccacacaattttggtgttttagcaagttggacatttattccgtattttgtttatagtcatatcaaaaaaagatgtgtcaaatagacaaatgcaacttaaactgtaacactgtattttacaaaataccaaaaaaggacatttttcttaatatctcattgacaaaatgattcaaccccctagttacatgcatctttagtacttagtagaacaccctttggcagtaattacatccttcaaacgtgatacataaccggacacaagcttcttgcaacgatctacaggtattttagcccattcctctttggcaaatgcctccagttcattcatattcttgggcttgcgtgctgcaactgccttcttcaagtcccaccacaggttttctataggatttaggtctggcgactgtgaaggccactccagagtcttccagcccttcttctgcaaccactctgatgttgatttggaggtatccttgggatcgttgtcctgttggaaggtccaacgtctcccaagcctcagattcgtcactgacttcatgacatttgcagctaatatatcctggtaggaaatagaattcataatgccttgaacgctctggagattcccggtacctgaggcagagaaacagccccagagcatgattgacccccccaccatgctcaacagtaggaaaggtgttctctctttgtaagcttaattttttctcctccagacataacgttgattcataggcccaaagagttccacttttttctcatcactccatagaacagtttcccaaaacctttggggtttgtccagatgatttttggcatactggagtctattttcttgtgcctggtagtcagaagtggggtgcgcctgggagttctggcatggaggccttcatctcgtagtgcgtgccttattgtctgggacgaaacctgcgttctcccctctgcaatgtcctgttgtagttcctctgCTGTTAcctggggggttttcaccactgtacgcttcaaataccggacagcaattgcacacagcatcctctttctaccacgcccaggtagtgtttccactgtgcctttaactttaaacttgcgaattatgctcccaactgtgtgtcttggaatgtgtaatgtatttgctattttcttatatccatatcctttcttatgaagagaaattacctcctctcttgacttctttgaccactccctggacttcaacaTGTTGCATATACACTATTGACCATCTataagaagctgagcgtcacacagtctttttcaatcagtttaattgttgctcattatggttctaatcacatctacaggtgttttgaacacctgattgaaaagaccttattcaaattctgttcttaagagttatgatcttcaaggggttgaataattttgtaaatgagatattaagagaaatgaaaCTGTTtgatatgttacaaaatataatgttgtaattgaagttgcatttgtctatttaatgcatctttatttgatatgactataaacaaaatatggaataaatgtccaacttgctaaaacaccaaaattgtgtgggggttgaataattttgatcacaactctaTGTGTTTGTACGAATAAACTTTTGAAATATACAATAATAAAGATAAGGTGTTTATTTGAAGGGAGACttcatttttttaagtttacttTTAAAACATTTACTAATATTTAAAAGGGGAAATGTTCTTACTTAGTATATTAAGTGAATACTACTTAAAATATTAAAGTGGAGGCCTCTATTTGATTAATTACCATATTAATCAAATGGTAATCAAATAGAGGCCTCCACTTTAATAAACACAACAATTAACTTATGACAAGGATTTTTCTTTAATtaacctgcgatgagatggcgacttgtccagggtgtacttgtcCGCCtgaatatagctgagataggcaccagcgccccccgcgaccccaaagggaataagcggtagaaaatggatgggttatATTTAACACTAAGTAAGAACACTTCCCCTTTTGAATATTAGTAAATGTTTTAAAAGTACATTTGTAAAACATAAAAGTCTCACCTTACATTACTACTGTAATGTACTGGACTCTTTTCATGCCATCCAAGTAGATGAAAGAAGTACAGTAGGGATGatatagcggccgtgccagcaacttaagacTTCCAGGTTTGAGTCCAGCTGCCGCCATCCTAttccttgtgtccttgggcaagacacttcacccttgtggttagcgccttgcatggcaccatccgctatcagtgtgtgaatgggggaaTGCGATGTATAATGTAAATCACTTTGGGTATCAGTCCAGGTATAGTAAATAGTTACAGACCATTTACCATTGACCTAGTGGTGGAGCTGCTTGTGAACGGAGTTTCacagcaaaaaataaatatacatacaaggGCGTTTTGCATACCTGAATGTAAACACGTGGCGTAGGCTTGAGAGGCAGATTGGAACCAATCCTTCGCACAATGCTGCGATACTGTCCACACAGAGGACTGGCCCACACTGGTAGCAActacacaaaacaaaaaagaagcAATAAAACAACAACCAGTCATTTTGACCATCAATAATCCTATGTGAAAGTGCGCACTCACCATTTCCGGAGGGACTCCAAAATACTCCAGCACTACGCGCAGTACATCCAGTACATCCTGCAGCAAAGACATTGGCCTTGACGAGTGAGTCGatgcaaagcttttttttttgcctgtttgCTGACTTGTTTAGGGAACAAACACAACAAAGCAATTAACCCGTCAAAAATCACGCCCATGACATCTGTTAAAGATAACAAAACATTTTACAATTGATTCATTGTTCCAGTGAAGTGCTgccaggggaggcaagtgaggcagtgcctcaccttgccaccagggaGGTAAAAGGCTtaaccatccattcattttctactgcttgtccctttcccaTGAGGTGTTCAAACACAAAGTaatcaaataaaataagttttaatatttctcttttggtctacgctttctatgtgattttgatgtgtggttcctgtatattatatttataacaaacgtggcatttttattagagtaagccagcgttggtgggtgttttttgtcagatgcaaaaatataatTGTATTGCTTGGAAtgaaatttaattaaatgaaagtgtctgccaatatggaggattataaactgtatccaagattaaatacttctctaaactggactttaataCAAAGtaggttttcatggaggatagctattgttgcttcagatacaaatacagaaaggcaAGATACACTctcaatactggatttattttgtcaaaagcaaatgggaccaaaaagtatttaataacaactttaccaaatactttttggacccatttaccATATTATAATATCattttgataacatttttatgaaaacgAATTGCAGCACCCCTGCcgccctgaacgggacaagcggtaggaaacggatggatggaattactcccttctttttcctgttattgcctaccgcccaaattcagctgagataggcaccagcgacccccagccacccccaaaagggacaagcggtagaaaaaaggaaggatggatgtaacatgcaacctaaatcaacaatgataaGAGCCTCACATAtgatttttaagttaaaaaaaaacaactttcaaaagtatatatgcctcacctggtgtatagttcaccgcacgtcactgcatcGTTCAATTCTAACGGTTTTAAAATTGTTGAATCAGTTGACTTGCAATGACGTCAAGCAGGAAGTAGTCATCTTTACAGACTTTAAAATGTCACCTGAACGCAGCATACATTCAAACGTTTGTACACGACGTAGCTAACCGCCGTTTGATTAGAATTGGAAGGTTTAAAAATTCCGTCTTATTGATGTTTAAAAACGTAATCAATTGTTAATATGGATGGGACGAAAGAACCCTGGTcatgaaaggaaaaaaatatcCGCCGTAAACTACACAATGAAGCTTACTTACCATTGACTCTTCTGGTTATACCCGTATGGCTTATAGCAGTTGTGAATAAATCATCATTTTGTCAAAAGTATTAAAAAATCGGACTCAAACTGTAAATAAACCCTTGATCTCTGCAGTGTTGGGAGTCAGTGAAGTCCACAA includes:
- the mtfr2 gene encoding mitochondrial fission regulator 2 isoform X1, which encodes MQTGKKKSFASTHSSRPMSLLQDVLDVLRVVLEYFGVPPEMLLPVWASPLCGQYRSIVRRIGSNLPLKPTPRVYIQIPHLNSRPHGSLDVTVEAPALPSFADALNPLPLKKQKAAVGRDVRKHPKGPSRGSGRFGMKTEQEALQKITTLEGELLKLRAQIDMMIAERVPESRSTNITPPVLPVSALTSTPRCAPPPPPPCPSSYATKSSVVELIRQRKCEGKKQDKPTGLSNSNLPSMLDILKDLNQVKLRSVARSPGGTPLRPRQSKRRAATINDPAGLIAEALKRKFAHHRHNNSSDKENSLEFSPCNSPEMSGHSLLPREDKQYRYGWTDGWMDMLLVTDFYFTHQSFIIYSTVMFCVGIKVQNGSYCDGY
- the mtfr2 gene encoding mitochondrial fission regulator 2 isoform X2, encoding MSLLQDVLDVLRVVLEYFGVPPEMLLPVWASPLCGQYRSIVRRIGSNLPLKPTPRVYIQIPHLNSRPHGSLDVTVEAPALPSFADALNPLPLKKQKAAVGRDVRKHPKGPSRGSGRFGMKTEQEALQKITTLEGELLKLRAQIDMMIAERVPESRSTNITPPVLPVSALTSTPRCAPPPPPPCPSSYATKSSVVELIRQRKCEGKKQDKPTGLSNSNLPSMLDILKDLNQVKLRSVARSPGGTPLRPRQSKRRAATINDPAGLIAEALKRKFAHHRHNNSSDKENSLEFSPCNSPEMSGHSLLPREDKQYRYGWTDGWMDMLLVTDFYFTHQSFIIYSTVMFCVGIKVQNGSYCDGY
- the mtfr2 gene encoding mitochondrial fission regulator 2 isoform X5, producing the protein MLLPVWASPLCGQYRSIVRRIGSNLPLKPTPRVYIQIPHLNSRPHGSLDVTVEAPALPSFADALNPLPLKKQKAAVGRDVRKHPKGPSRGSGRFGMKTEQEALQKITTLEGELLKLRAQIDMMIAERVPESRSTNITPPVLPVSALTSTPRCAPPPPPPCPSSYATKSSVVELIRQRKCEGKKQDKPTGLSNSNLPSMLDILKDLNQVKLRSVARSPGGTPLRPRQSKRRAATINDPAGLIAEALKRKFAHHRHNNSSDKENSLEFSPCNSPEMSGHSLLPREDKQYRYGWTDGWMDMLLVTDFYFTHQSFIIYSTVMFCVGIKVQNGSYCDGY
- the mtfr2 gene encoding mitochondrial fission regulator 2 isoform X4, translated to MDVLDVLRVVLEYFGVPPEMLLPVWASPLCGQYRSIVRRIGSNLPLKPTPRVYIQIPHLNSRPHGSLDVTVEAPALPSFADALNPLPLKKQKAAVGRDVRKHPKGPSRGSGRFGMKTEQEALQKITTLEGELLKLRAQIDMMIAERVPESRSTNITPPVLPVSALTSTPRCAPPPPPPCPSSYATKSSVVELIRQRKCEGKKQDKPTGLSNSNLPSMLDILKDLNQVKLRSVARSPGGTPLRPRQSKRRAATINDPAGLIAEALKRKFAHHRHNNSSDKENSLEFSPCNSPEMSGHSLLPREDKQYRYGWTDGWMDMLLVTDFYFTHQSFIIYSTVMFCVGIKVQNGSYCDGY
- the mtfr2 gene encoding mitochondrial fission regulator 2 isoform X6; this encodes MQTGKKKSFASTHSSRPMSLLQDVLDVLRVVLEYFGVPPEMLLPVWASPLCGQYRSIVRRIGSNLPLKPTPRVYIQIPHLNSRPHGSLDVTVEAPALPSFADALNPLPLKKQKAAVGRDVRKHPKGPSRGSGRFGMKTEQEALQKITTLEGELLKLRAQIDMMIAERVPESRSTNITPPVLPVSALTSTPRCAPPPPPPCPSSYATKSSVVELIRQRKCEGKKQDKPTGLSNSNLPSMLDILKDLNQVKLRSVARSPGGTPLRPRQSKRRAATINDPAGLIAEALKRKFAHHRHNNSSDKENSLEFSPCNSPEMWALHG
- the mtfr2 gene encoding mitochondrial fission regulator 2 isoform X3; the encoded protein is MQTGKKKSFASTHSSRPMSLLQDVLDVLRVVLEYFGVPPEMLLPVWASPLCGQYRSIVRRIGSNLPLKPTPRVYIQIPHLNSRPHGSLDVTVEAPALPSFADALNPLPLKKQKAAVGRDVRKHPKGPSRGSGRFGMKTEQEALQKITTLEGELLKLRAQIDMMIAALTSTPRCAPPPPPPCPSSYATKSSVVELIRQRKCEGKKQDKPTGLSNSNLPSMLDILKDLNQVKLRSVARSPGGTPLRPRQSKRRAATINDPAGLIAEALKRKFAHHRHNNSSDKENSLEFSPCNSPEMSGHSLLPREDKQYRYGWTDGWMDMLLVTDFYFTHQSFIIYSTVMFCVGIKVQNGSYCDGY